A genome region from Streptomyces antimycoticus includes the following:
- a CDS encoding MFS transporter, whose amino-acid sequence MAGSMSQATPGDADSEGDGPPPHHRHKWLILGICCISLFMVGLDTTIVNLALPSIQKDLDASPSGLQWTVDSYTVVLASLLMLSGSMADRFGRRRTFQTGLLLFSLGSLLCGLATDTGSLIAFRMVQAMGGAMLNPVAVSIIANTFTDLKERARAIGLWGAVAGVSIALGPVVGGALVDSTGWQAVFWVNLPVAALALVLTALFVPESKAPRPRRLDPVGQLLVIVLFATLTFGIIEGPVRGWGSAQIVGCFTVAAIATATLIGYELRRAEPLLDVRFFRSPSFSGAIASAVCGFAALAGFLFLNALYLQDVRDFSPLHTGLLTLPMAAMTLVSSPLAGRIVGARGPRIPMVIAGAGTAGCGLLLTQVGADTPIWYLVIAYVAFGIGFGMLDAPLTYSAVSGMPRSQAGVAAAVTSTGRQVGAALGVAVLGSVSTARVHGPFASGFPEASHLGWAIMAGCGLAIVTLGLLTTGTRARGPAAPSPEPATGRPAERVR is encoded by the coding sequence ATGGCCGGCTCCATGAGCCAAGCCACCCCGGGCGACGCGGACAGCGAGGGAGACGGTCCGCCGCCGCACCACCGCCACAAGTGGCTGATCCTGGGGATCTGCTGCATCAGCCTGTTCATGGTGGGCCTCGACACCACCATCGTGAATCTCGCCCTGCCGTCCATCCAGAAGGATCTGGACGCCTCGCCCTCGGGGCTGCAGTGGACGGTGGACTCCTACACCGTGGTGCTCGCCAGCCTGCTGATGCTCTCCGGCTCCATGGCCGACCGGTTCGGCAGGCGCCGGACCTTCCAGACCGGGCTGCTGCTGTTCAGCCTGGGGTCGCTGCTGTGCGGGCTCGCCACCGACACCGGTTCGCTCATCGCCTTCCGGATGGTGCAGGCCATGGGCGGGGCCATGCTCAACCCCGTCGCGGTCTCGATCATCGCCAACACCTTCACCGACCTCAAGGAGCGGGCCAGGGCGATCGGGCTGTGGGGTGCGGTCGCGGGGGTGAGCATCGCGCTGGGGCCCGTCGTCGGCGGTGCGCTGGTGGACTCGACCGGCTGGCAGGCCGTCTTCTGGGTCAACCTCCCCGTCGCCGCCCTCGCCCTCGTCCTCACCGCGCTGTTCGTCCCCGAGTCCAAGGCCCCGCGGCCGCGCAGGCTCGATCCGGTGGGACAGCTGCTGGTGATCGTGCTGTTCGCGACGCTCACGTTCGGCATCATCGAGGGCCCGGTCCGGGGCTGGGGGTCGGCGCAGATCGTCGGCTGCTTCACCGTCGCGGCCATCGCCACCGCCACCCTCATCGGCTATGAACTGCGCCGCGCCGAACCCCTGCTGGACGTCCGCTTCTTCCGCAGCCCCTCCTTCAGCGGCGCCATCGCCTCGGCGGTGTGCGGTTTCGCCGCGCTCGCCGGGTTCCTCTTCCTCAACGCCCTGTATCTGCAGGACGTACGGGACTTCTCCCCGCTGCACACCGGGCTGCTCACGCTGCCGATGGCGGCCATGACCCTGGTCTCCTCACCGCTCGCGGGCCGTATCGTCGGCGCCCGCGGCCCGCGTATCCCCATGGTGATCGCCGGGGCCGGTACGGCGGGGTGCGGGCTGCTGCTGACCCAGGTGGGCGCGGACACCCCGATCTGGTACCTCGTGATCGCCTATGTGGCGTTCGGTATCGGCTTCGGCATGCTCGACGCCCCGCTCACCTACTCGGCGGTGTCCGGAATGCCGCGCTCCCAGGCGGGGGTGGCCGCCGCGGTCACCTCCACCGGCCGCCAGGTGGGGGCGGCCCTCGGCGTCGCCGTCCTCGGCTCGGTCTCCACCGCCCGGGTGCACGGCCCCTTCGCCTCCGGCTTCCCCGAGGCCAGCCATCTGGGCTGGGCGATCATGGCGGGCTGCGGTCTCGCCATCGTGACCCTGGGCCTGCTCACCACCGGCACCCGGGCCCGCGGCCCGGCGGCGCCCAGCCCCGAACCGGCCACCGGCCGTCCCGCGGAGCGCGTGCGCTGA
- a CDS encoding aspartate aminotransferase family protein, producing MSSGSGAGSDADRGPHAALYARHQAVLPDWLAVYYQRPIEITHGEGRHVWDAEGNRYLDFFGGILTTMTAHALPEVTKAISEQAGRILHTSTLYLDRPMVDLAERVATLSGIPDARVFFTTSGTEANDTALLLATTYRRSNQILAMRNSYHGRSFSAVGITGNRGWSPTSLSPLQTLYVHGGVRTRGPFAGLSDGEYIKACVADLEDVLGQAHGNVAALIAEPIQGVGGFTSPPDGLFAAFREVLDRHGILWITDEVQTGWGRTGDHFWGWQAHDRSGPPDILTFAKGIGNGMSIGGVVARAEVMNCLGANSISTFGGSPITMAAGLANLTHLVEHDLQGNARRVGGLLIERLRAACAGLDTVREVRGRGLMIGIELVEPGTGDPHPEGASAVLEAAREGGLLIGKGGGHNSSVLRIAPPLSLTVAEAEEGADILEAALKSTRSARSVS from the coding sequence ATGAGTAGCGGCAGTGGTGCCGGGAGCGATGCCGACCGCGGTCCCCACGCGGCCCTTTACGCACGGCACCAAGCCGTGCTCCCCGACTGGCTCGCCGTCTACTACCAGCGCCCCATCGAGATCACCCACGGCGAGGGCCGCCACGTCTGGGACGCCGAGGGCAACCGCTACCTCGACTTCTTCGGCGGCATCCTCACCACCATGACCGCGCACGCCCTCCCCGAGGTCACCAAGGCCATCAGCGAGCAGGCGGGCCGGATCCTGCACACCTCCACGCTCTACCTCGACCGGCCCATGGTCGACCTGGCCGAACGGGTCGCCACGCTGTCCGGCATCCCGGACGCGCGGGTCTTCTTCACCACCTCCGGCACCGAGGCCAATGACACGGCCCTGCTGCTCGCCACCACCTACCGCCGCTCCAACCAGATCCTGGCGATGCGCAACAGCTACCACGGCCGCTCCTTCTCGGCCGTCGGCATCACCGGCAACCGCGGCTGGTCGCCGACCAGCCTCTCCCCGCTGCAGACGCTGTATGTGCATGGCGGGGTGCGCACCCGGGGGCCGTTCGCCGGGCTGTCCGACGGGGAGTACATCAAGGCGTGCGTCGCCGATCTCGAGGACGTCCTCGGCCAGGCGCACGGCAATGTCGCCGCGCTGATCGCCGAGCCGATCCAGGGCGTCGGCGGCTTCACCTCCCCGCCCGACGGGCTGTTCGCCGCCTTCCGCGAGGTGCTCGACCGGCACGGCATCCTGTGGATCACCGATGAGGTGCAGACCGGCTGGGGCCGCACCGGCGACCACTTCTGGGGCTGGCAGGCACACGACCGCTCCGGGCCGCCCGACATCCTCACCTTCGCCAAGGGCATCGGCAACGGCATGTCCATCGGCGGTGTCGTCGCCCGCGCCGAGGTCATGAACTGCCTGGGCGCCAACTCCATCTCCACCTTCGGCGGCAGCCCCATCACGATGGCGGCCGGTCTGGCCAACCTCACCCACCTGGTCGAACACGATCTGCAGGGCAACGCCCGCCGGGTCGGCGGGCTGCTGATCGAGCGGCTGCGCGCCGCCTGCGCCGGTCTGGACACCGTGCGCGAGGTCCGCGGCCGGGGGCTGATGATCGGCATCGAGCTGGTCGAACCGGGCACCGGCGACCCGCACCCCGAGGGCGCGTCCGCCGTTCTGGAGGCCGCCCGGGAGGGCGGGCTGCTCATCGGCAAGGGCGGCGGGCACAACAGCAGCGTGCTGCGGATCGCCCCGCCGCTCAGCCTCACCGTGGCCGAGGCCGAGGAGGGCGCGGACATCCTCGAGGCCGCTCTGAAGAGCACCCGGTCCGCAAGGAGCGTGAGCTGA
- a CDS encoding methyltransferase, with protein MTQTEVPIDVELRGLYKAHYRFQFLSAGFQLGLFALVEKEPGLAVREIAARLDLKEQPTRILLLGCTVFGLLHKDGEGYHTTPLSKPLTANFDEAPASNIPWEQHGIYRAMAWFCESLKEDTNLGLRREIPGTAPTLYGRLAENPELETTFHTMMSSVSRLVGAELGEKLDLSGCGHLLDIGGGTAINAANLADRWPDLRITIADLPSVATAANEKIGKLGLADRVRAVSLDAFHDEFPTGCDGVLFAHFLEIWSSERIQELLAKAARALPPGGRIYVVTPRQDDDGTGPERAAMLSAYFHTIASGEGMVYTGAEYEQWFRAVGFEPTGRLPLGADTVVITGRKA; from the coding sequence ATGACGCAAACCGAGGTACCGATAGACGTGGAGCTCAGAGGGCTCTACAAGGCCCACTATCGGTTTCAGTTCCTGAGCGCGGGATTCCAGTTGGGGCTCTTCGCGCTGGTGGAGAAGGAGCCCGGTCTGGCCGTGCGGGAGATCGCCGCACGGCTGGACCTCAAGGAGCAGCCCACCCGCATCCTCCTTCTCGGCTGTACGGTATTCGGGCTTTTGCACAAGGACGGCGAGGGTTACCACACCACCCCGCTCTCGAAGCCGCTGACCGCAAACTTCGACGAGGCGCCCGCCTCCAACATTCCCTGGGAACAGCACGGTATCTACCGGGCGATGGCCTGGTTCTGTGAATCCCTCAAGGAAGACACCAACCTCGGTCTGCGGCGGGAAATTCCGGGAACGGCGCCCACCCTCTACGGGCGGCTCGCCGAAAATCCCGAGCTGGAGACCACATTCCACACCATGATGTCGTCGGTGAGCAGGCTCGTGGGCGCCGAGCTGGGGGAGAAGCTGGACCTCTCGGGGTGCGGCCACCTCCTGGACATCGGCGGCGGAACGGCCATCAACGCCGCCAACCTCGCCGACCGCTGGCCGGACCTGCGCATCACCATCGCCGATCTGCCCTCCGTGGCCACCGCCGCCAACGAGAAGATCGGGAAGCTCGGGCTGGCCGACCGGGTGCGGGCGGTGAGCCTCGACGCCTTCCACGACGAGTTCCCGACCGGCTGCGACGGAGTGCTCTTCGCCCACTTCCTGGAGATCTGGTCCTCCGAGCGGATCCAGGAACTGCTCGCCAAGGCCGCCCGCGCCCTCCCGCCCGGCGGCCGGATCTACGTGGTCACCCCGCGCCAGGACGACGACGGCACCGGACCCGAGCGGGCGGCGATGCTGTCCGCCTACTTCCACACCATCGCCTCCGGCGAGGGCATGGTCTACACGGGCGCCGAGTACGAGCAGTGGTTCCGCGCGGTGGGCTTCGAGCCCACCGGACGGCTGCCCCTCGGCGCGGACACCGTCGTGATCACCGGCCGCAAGGCATAG
- a CDS encoding inositol monophosphatase family protein translates to MIDEFLAGDLGAVEEAIRTAVADEVMPRYRQLAAHEIVEKKGPHDLVTTADRQAEEHLTDALTKLLPGSVVVGEEAVHADPAVLTALGGDAPVWIVDPVDGTRQFVHGDPGFATLVTLAHGEELLASWTYAPVFEQMAIARRGGGALLNGEPIHCGSPEPGAVLHVAVSHYDFTTDAEKRALSGLQVPGVEVRPCGSAGLEYLNVARGLLDAVAFTWENAWDHAAGLLLVGEAGGAHATLSREPFRITGGNALPFTAARDEAAVAHILGLLAAAG, encoded by the coding sequence ATGATCGATGAATTTCTCGCCGGTGATCTCGGCGCGGTGGAGGAGGCGATCCGCACGGCGGTCGCCGACGAGGTCATGCCGCGCTACCGGCAGCTCGCCGCCCACGAGATCGTGGAGAAGAAGGGCCCGCACGACCTGGTGACCACCGCCGACCGGCAGGCCGAGGAGCATCTGACCGACGCCCTCACCAAGCTGCTGCCCGGCTCCGTGGTGGTGGGCGAGGAGGCGGTGCACGCCGATCCGGCCGTGCTCACCGCCCTCGGTGGCGACGCACCCGTATGGATCGTCGACCCGGTCGACGGCACCCGGCAGTTCGTCCACGGCGACCCCGGCTTCGCGACGCTGGTCACCCTCGCCCACGGCGAAGAGCTCCTCGCGTCCTGGACCTACGCCCCGGTGTTCGAGCAGATGGCCATCGCCCGCCGTGGCGGGGGCGCCCTGCTGAACGGCGAGCCGATCCACTGCGGCTCCCCGGAGCCCGGCGCGGTCCTCCACGTCGCCGTCTCCCACTACGACTTCACCACCGACGCGGAGAAGCGCGCCCTGTCGGGCCTGCAGGTGCCGGGAGTTGAGGTGCGCCCCTGCGGTTCGGCCGGTCTGGAGTATCTGAACGTGGCCCGAGGGCTGCTCGACGCCGTCGCCTTCACCTGGGAGAACGCCTGGGACCACGCCGCCGGTCTGCTGCTGGTCGGCGAGGCGGGCGGGGCACATGCCACGCTCAGCCGCGAGCCGTTCCGGATCACCGGGGGCAATGCCCTTCCTTTCACGGCGGCCAGGGACGAGGCGGCCGTTGCGCATATCCTGGGCTTGCTGGCCGCCGCCGGCTGA
- a CDS encoding TIGR03842 family LLM class F420-dependent oxidoreductase — MDFGLVLQTDPPASAVVELMRRAERNGFGHGWTFDSAVLWQEPFVIYSQILARTERLIVGPMVTNPSTRTWEVTASTFATLNEMYGNRTVCGIGRGDSALRVAGRKPNTLARLGEAIDAIRELAEGREAVVDGSPMHIPWIEDSRLPVWMAAYGPKALALAGQKADGFILQLADPFLTEWMVKAVRTAAAEAGRDPDAVTICVAAPAYVGDDLAYAREQCRWFGGMVGNHVADLVSRYGEHSGAVPESLTAYIKERQGYDYAHHGRSGNPDTAFVPDEIVDRFCLLGPAEAHIEKLERLRALGVDQFAVYAMHDAKERTLDAYGERVIPALTG, encoded by the coding sequence ATGGACTTCGGACTCGTCCTGCAGACCGATCCACCCGCCTCGGCCGTCGTCGAGCTGATGCGCCGCGCCGAGCGCAACGGCTTCGGCCACGGCTGGACCTTCGACTCCGCCGTGCTGTGGCAGGAGCCGTTCGTCATCTACAGCCAGATCCTGGCCCGCACCGAGCGGCTGATCGTCGGCCCCATGGTCACCAACCCGTCCACCCGCACCTGGGAGGTGACCGCCTCCACCTTCGCCACCCTCAACGAGATGTACGGCAACCGCACCGTCTGCGGTATCGGCCGCGGTGACTCCGCGCTGCGGGTGGCCGGGCGCAAGCCCAACACCCTCGCCCGCCTCGGCGAGGCCATCGACGCCATCCGCGAGCTGGCGGAGGGCCGGGAGGCCGTGGTGGACGGCAGCCCGATGCACATCCCCTGGATCGAGGACAGCAGGCTGCCGGTGTGGATGGCGGCGTACGGCCCCAAGGCGCTCGCGCTGGCCGGGCAGAAGGCCGACGGTTTCATCCTGCAGCTCGCCGACCCCTTCCTGACGGAGTGGATGGTCAAGGCGGTGCGCACCGCCGCCGCCGAGGCCGGGCGCGATCCGGACGCGGTCACCATCTGCGTCGCCGCCCCCGCGTATGTCGGCGACGACCTGGCCTACGCCCGTGAGCAGTGCCGCTGGTTCGGCGGCATGGTCGGCAACCATGTGGCCGACCTGGTCTCCCGCTATGGCGAGCACTCCGGCGCCGTGCCCGAGTCGCTGACCGCGTACATCAAGGAGCGGCAGGGGTACGACTACGCACACCACGGCCGCAGCGGCAATCCGGACACGGCCTTCGTCCCCGATGAGATCGTCGACCGGTTCTGCCTGCTCGGCCCGGCCGAGGCGCATATCGAGAAGCTGGAGCGGCTGCGCGCCCTGGGGGTCGACCAGTTCGCGGTCTACGCGATGCACGACGCGAAGGAGCGCACGCTCGACGCGTACGGCGAGCGGGTCATCCCCGCGCTCACCGGCTGA
- a CDS encoding MarR family winged helix-turn-helix transcriptional regulator, producing the protein MATPDHPPTEPASRPETGPRPETGPRPGTGQRPEPGPRAEERIAVDLAAVVSQLMRRMRAASSQGALTPSQRAVISRLYTEGPTTTAALARAELVRPQSMRMILATLEEQTLVERTPHPTDGRQVVFSITERGHEAIASVRQAKQSWLLDAIDTRLDADERRTLAEATDLLKRLVQE; encoded by the coding sequence ATGGCCACGCCTGATCACCCGCCCACCGAGCCCGCCTCCCGGCCAGAGACCGGCCCTCGGCCAGAGACCGGGCCCCGGCCAGGGACCGGGCAACGCCCGGAGCCCGGCCCGCGGGCCGAGGAGCGCATCGCCGTCGACCTCGCCGCGGTCGTCAGCCAGCTGATGCGCCGTATGCGGGCGGCCTCCTCGCAGGGAGCGCTCACGCCCTCCCAGCGCGCGGTCATCAGCAGGCTGTACACCGAGGGGCCGACCACCACCGCCGCGCTGGCCCGCGCCGAGCTGGTGCGGCCGCAGTCGATGCGCATGATCCTGGCCACGCTGGAGGAACAGACGCTGGTCGAGCGGACCCCGCATCCCACCGATGGACGGCAGGTGGTCTTCTCGATCACCGAGCGGGGGCATGAGGCGATCGCATCGGTACGGCAGGCCAAGCAGAGCTGGCTGCTCGACGCGATCGACACCCGCCTGGACGCCGATGAGCGCCGCACCCTCGCCGAGGCCACCGATCTGCTCAAGCGGCTGGTCCAGGAATGA
- a CDS encoding NCS1 family nucleobase:cation symporter-1 — protein sequence MTATAPPPAEPDPVTSHPDGRVELPPGVTLDDNRFSNEDLRPVPVAERRWTTYNFTALWVGMAHNIPSWTLASGLVALGMDWKQAVFTIAVANVVVLLPMLLTGHAGPKYGIPFPVLARASFGLRGANLPALIRAAVACAWFGIQTWIGGQGIYVLLGKVVGGGWERAGEIAGYPWTLWLCFLVFWVLELAIIYRGMETLRRFENWAAPFVLVGAVVLLVWIADKAGGFGSLLDQPSRLGWGSDFWPVFFPALMGMIGFWSTLSLNIPDFTRFGAGQRAQVWGQTLGLPTTMTAFALLSVFVTSGSEAVYGEPIWDPVALAGKADNVFGLLFALVTVLIATVSVNIAANVVSPAYDLANLAPKFITFRTGALITGIVGVLIFPWKLTSTPELYIFTWLGVVGGLLGTVAGVLIADYWIIRRTVLDLADLYRPKGRYWYASGWNWRAVVAFVVGGVLAVGGSASQPGKGPFPKEGLIPFLRPLADYGWAVGLGASLVLYTALMLPVGARRTKGTPAP from the coding sequence ATGACCGCTACCGCACCGCCCCCTGCCGAGCCGGACCCGGTCACCTCCCACCCCGACGGCCGGGTGGAGCTGCCGCCGGGTGTGACCCTGGACGACAACCGCTTCAGCAACGAGGACCTGCGCCCGGTGCCGGTGGCCGAACGCCGCTGGACCACCTACAACTTCACCGCGCTGTGGGTGGGCATGGCCCACAACATCCCCTCCTGGACGCTGGCCTCCGGTCTGGTCGCGCTCGGCATGGACTGGAAGCAGGCCGTCTTCACCATCGCCGTCGCCAATGTCGTCGTTCTGCTGCCGATGCTGCTCACCGGCCATGCCGGGCCCAAGTACGGCATCCCCTTTCCCGTGCTGGCCCGCGCCTCCTTCGGGTTGCGCGGCGCCAACCTCCCGGCGCTGATCCGCGCCGCCGTGGCCTGTGCCTGGTTCGGCATCCAGACCTGGATCGGCGGGCAGGGCATCTACGTCCTGCTGGGCAAGGTCGTCGGGGGCGGCTGGGAGCGGGCCGGGGAGATCGCCGGCTACCCCTGGACGCTGTGGCTGTGCTTCCTGGTCTTCTGGGTGCTGGAGCTGGCCATCATCTACCGCGGCATGGAGACCCTGCGCCGCTTCGAGAACTGGGCCGCGCCCTTCGTCCTCGTCGGAGCCGTGGTCCTGCTGGTGTGGATCGCGGACAAGGCGGGCGGCTTCGGCTCGCTGCTCGACCAGCCCTCCCGGCTGGGCTGGGGCAGCGACTTCTGGCCGGTCTTCTTCCCCGCCCTCATGGGCATGATCGGCTTCTGGTCCACCCTCTCGCTGAACATCCCTGACTTCACCCGCTTCGGCGCGGGGCAGCGGGCCCAGGTGTGGGGCCAGACGCTGGGCCTGCCCACCACCATGACCGCCTTCGCGCTGCTGTCGGTCTTCGTGACCTCCGGCTCCGAGGCGGTCTACGGGGAGCCGATCTGGGACCCGGTGGCGCTCGCGGGCAAGGCGGACAATGTCTTCGGCCTGCTCTTCGCACTGGTCACGGTGCTGATCGCCACCGTCTCGGTCAATATCGCGGCCAATGTGGTCTCGCCCGCGTATGACCTGGCCAATCTCGCGCCGAAGTTCATCACCTTCCGTACCGGGGCGCTGATCACCGGCATCGTCGGGGTGCTCATCTTCCCCTGGAAGCTGACCTCCACCCCCGAGCTGTACATCTTCACCTGGCTCGGGGTGGTCGGCGGCCTGCTCGGCACGGTCGCGGGCGTCCTGATCGCCGACTACTGGATCATTCGCCGTACCGTTCTCGATCTGGCCGATCTGTATCGGCCCAAAGGGCGCTATTGGTATGCATCCGGCTGGAACTGGCGGGCGGTTGTCGCCTTCGTGGTGGGCGGTGTGCTCGCGGTGGGCGGTTCCGCCTCCCAGCCCGGCAAAGGGCCTTTTCCCAAGGAAGGGTTAATTCCGTTTCTGCGGCCGCTCGCCGACTATGGATGGGCGGTCGGACTCGGGGCTTCATTGGTGCTGTATACGGCCCTGATGCTGCCCGTCGGGGCCCGGAGAACAAAAGGCACTCCGGCCCCCTGA
- a CDS encoding nitrilase-related carbon-nitrogen hydrolase, whose product MANLVRAALVQATWTGDTESMIAKHEEYARQAAAQGAKVIGFQEVFNAPYFCQVQEAEHYRWAEPVPDGPTVQRMRELARETGMVIVVPVFELEQSGFYYNTAAVIDADGSYLGKYRKHHIPQVKGFWEKYYFKPGNVGWPVFDTAVGRVGVYICYDRHFPEGWRALGLAGAQLVYNPSATSRGLSAYLWQLEQPAAAVANEYFIAAINRVGTEEYGDNDFYGTSYFVDPRGQFVGDVASDKEEELIVRDLDFGLIDEVRQQWAFYRDRRPDAYEGLVNP is encoded by the coding sequence ATGGCCAACCTCGTACGTGCCGCTCTCGTCCAGGCCACCTGGACCGGCGATACCGAATCGATGATCGCGAAGCATGAGGAGTACGCCCGGCAGGCGGCCGCGCAGGGCGCCAAGGTGATTGGCTTCCAGGAGGTGTTCAACGCGCCCTACTTCTGCCAAGTGCAGGAGGCGGAGCACTACCGGTGGGCGGAGCCGGTGCCGGATGGGCCGACCGTGCAGCGGATGCGGGAGCTGGCGCGGGAGACCGGCATGGTGATCGTGGTGCCGGTCTTCGAGCTCGAGCAGTCGGGCTTCTACTACAACACCGCGGCCGTGATCGACGCGGACGGCAGCTATCTGGGCAAGTACCGCAAGCACCACATCCCGCAGGTCAAGGGGTTCTGGGAGAAGTACTACTTCAAGCCGGGAAACGTGGGCTGGCCGGTGTTCGACACCGCGGTCGGCAGGGTCGGGGTGTACATCTGCTACGACCGCCACTTCCCCGAGGGCTGGCGTGCGCTGGGCCTGGCCGGGGCGCAGCTCGTCTACAACCCCTCGGCCACCTCCCGCGGGCTGTCGGCCTACCTCTGGCAGCTGGAACAGCCCGCCGCGGCCGTCGCCAATGAGTACTTCATCGCCGCGATCAACCGCGTCGGCACCGAGGAGTACGGCGACAACGACTTCTACGGCACCAGCTACTTCGTCGATCCGCGCGGCCAGTTCGTCGGCGATGTGGCCAGTGACAAGGAGGAGGAGCTGATCGTCCGCGACCTCGACTTCGGTCTGATCGACGAGGTGCGGCAGCAGTGGGCGTTCTACCGCGACCGGCGCCCCGACGCCTACGAGGGGCTGGTGAACCCATGA
- the hydA gene encoding dihydropyrimidinase translates to MMSRTVIRGGLVITAAEETLADVLIEDGKVAALASSDSAYAQGWTADRTIDATGKYVIPGGVDGHTHMEMPFGGTFASDTFETGTRAAAWGGTTTIVDFAIQTVGHSLREGLDAWHLKARGNCAIDYGFHMILSDVHESALKEMDLLVGEGVTSFKLFMAYPGVFYSDDGQILRAMQRASANAGLIMMHAENGIAIDVLVEQALAEGRTDPRYHGEVRKALLESEATHRAIQLARVAGAPLYVVHVSAQEALAELTQARDLGLPVFGETCPQYLFLSTDNLAEPDFEGAKYVCSTPLRPVEHQAALWRGLRTNDLQVVSTDHCPFCFTGQKELGRGDFSKIPNGMPGVEHRMDLLHQAVVDGHISRRRWIEIACATPARMFGLYPRKGTIAPGTDADIVVYDPVAQQTLSAETHHMDVDYSAYEGKRITGQVETVLSRGVPVIDRREYTGRAGHGQFLIRDTCQYLS, encoded by the coding sequence CTGATGTCCCGTACCGTGATCCGCGGCGGGCTGGTCATCACCGCCGCCGAGGAGACCTTGGCCGATGTGCTGATCGAGGACGGGAAGGTCGCCGCCCTCGCCTCGTCCGACAGCGCGTACGCCCAGGGCTGGACGGCCGACCGTACGATCGACGCCACCGGCAAGTACGTCATCCCGGGCGGGGTCGACGGGCACACCCATATGGAGATGCCGTTCGGCGGCACCTTCGCCTCCGACACCTTCGAGACCGGCACCCGGGCGGCGGCCTGGGGCGGCACCACCACCATCGTGGACTTCGCCATCCAGACGGTGGGCCACTCCCTGCGCGAGGGCCTGGACGCCTGGCACCTGAAGGCGCGGGGCAACTGCGCCATCGACTACGGCTTCCACATGATCCTCTCCGATGTGCACGAGAGCGCGCTCAAGGAGATGGATCTCCTGGTGGGGGAGGGCGTGACCAGCTTCAAGCTGTTCATGGCCTACCCGGGGGTCTTCTACAGCGACGACGGGCAGATCCTGCGGGCCATGCAGCGCGCCTCCGCCAACGCGGGGCTGATCATGATGCACGCCGAGAACGGCATCGCCATCGACGTCCTGGTGGAACAGGCCCTGGCCGAGGGCAGGACCGACCCCCGCTACCACGGTGAGGTCCGCAAGGCGCTGCTGGAGTCGGAGGCGACCCATCGCGCCATCCAGCTCGCCCGGGTGGCCGGCGCCCCGCTGTATGTCGTCCATGTATCGGCCCAGGAGGCCCTCGCGGAGCTGACACAGGCGCGTGACCTGGGGCTTCCGGTGTTCGGCGAGACCTGTCCGCAGTATCTGTTCCTGTCCACGGACAACCTCGCGGAACCGGACTTCGAGGGCGCCAAGTACGTCTGCTCCACACCGCTTCGGCCCGTCGAGCACCAGGCCGCGCTGTGGCGGGGGCTGCGGACCAACGACCTCCAGGTGGTCTCCACCGACCACTGCCCGTTCTGCTTCACCGGGCAGAAGGAGCTGGGCCGGGGCGACTTCTCCAAGATCCCCAACGGGATGCCGGGCGTGGAGCACCGGATGGACCTGCTCCACCAGGCCGTGGTGGACGGCCATATCTCCCGCCGCCGCTGGATCGAGATCGCCTGCGCCACCCCGGCCAGGATGTTCGGCCTCTATCCGCGGAAGGGCACCATCGCGCCCGGGACCGACGCCGACATCGTCGTCTACGATCCGGTGGCCCAGCAGACCCTGTCCGCCGAGACCCACCACATGGACGTCGACTACTCGGCGTACGAGGGCAAGCGGATCACCGGGCAGGTCGAGACCGTGCTGTCGCGCGGTGTCCCCGTCATCGACCGGCGGGAATACACCGGGCGTGCCGGGCACGGCCAGTTCCTCATCCGCGACACCTGTCAGTATCTCAGCTGA